The Micromonospora sp. NBC_00421 genome contains a region encoding:
- a CDS encoding acyl-CoA carboxylase subunit beta: protein MTTETGTNIHSTAGKLADLERRVDEAVHAGARGVEKQHARGKKTARERIGLLLDEGSFVELDEFARHRSANFGLDRTRPYGDGVVTGYGTVDGRQVCVFAQDFTVFGGSLGEVFGEKIVKVMDLAMKIGCPVVGINDSGGARIQEGVASLGLYGEIFFRNVRASGVIPQISLIMGPCAGGAVYSPAVTDFTVMVDRTSHMFITGPDVIRTVTGEDVAMEELGGARTHNTRSGNAHYLAADEDDAVDYVKALLSYLPSNNLDEPVVFDTPADLDVTDADRELDTLVPDSANQPYDMHRVVAHVLDDGEFLEVQPLYAQNMLVGYGRVEGRPVGVVANQPMHFAGTLDIAASEKAARFVRTCDAFNIPVLTFVDVPGFLPGTGQEWDGIIRRGAKLIYAYAEATVPKVTVITRKAYGGAYDVMGSKHLGADLNFAWPTAQIAVMGAQGAVNILYRQELAAAEDPAAVRAQRIAEYEDTLANPYIAAERGYVDAVIPPHETRTQIVRALRMLRTKRETLPPKKHGNIPL from the coding sequence GTGACTACCGAGACCGGGACCAACATCCACAGCACCGCGGGCAAGCTGGCGGACCTGGAGCGCCGGGTCGACGAGGCGGTGCACGCGGGGGCGCGCGGGGTGGAGAAGCAGCACGCGCGGGGCAAGAAGACCGCCCGGGAGCGGATCGGGCTGCTGCTCGACGAGGGCTCCTTCGTCGAGCTGGACGAGTTCGCCCGGCACCGGTCCGCCAACTTCGGGCTGGACCGCACCCGCCCGTACGGCGACGGGGTGGTCACCGGTTACGGCACCGTCGACGGCCGGCAGGTCTGCGTCTTCGCGCAGGACTTCACGGTCTTCGGTGGCTCCCTCGGCGAGGTCTTCGGCGAGAAGATCGTCAAGGTGATGGACCTGGCCATGAAGATCGGCTGCCCGGTGGTCGGGATCAACGACTCCGGTGGCGCCCGCATCCAGGAGGGCGTCGCCTCGCTCGGCCTCTACGGCGAGATCTTCTTCCGAAACGTCCGGGCCAGCGGGGTCATCCCGCAGATCTCCCTGATCATGGGCCCGTGCGCGGGTGGGGCGGTCTACTCCCCGGCGGTCACCGACTTCACCGTGATGGTCGACCGGACCTCGCACATGTTCATCACCGGCCCGGACGTCATCAGGACCGTCACCGGTGAGGACGTGGCGATGGAGGAGCTGGGCGGCGCCCGCACCCACAACACCCGCAGCGGCAACGCCCACTACCTGGCCGCCGACGAGGACGACGCGGTCGACTACGTCAAGGCGCTGCTGTCCTACCTGCCGTCGAACAACCTCGACGAGCCCGTCGTCTTCGACACCCCGGCCGACCTCGACGTCACCGACGCCGACCGGGAGTTGGACACGCTGGTCCCCGACTCGGCCAACCAGCCGTACGACATGCACCGGGTCGTCGCGCACGTCCTCGACGACGGGGAGTTCCTGGAGGTCCAGCCGCTCTACGCGCAGAACATGCTGGTCGGCTACGGCCGGGTCGAGGGTCGCCCGGTGGGGGTGGTCGCCAACCAGCCGATGCACTTCGCCGGCACCCTGGACATCGCCGCCTCGGAGAAGGCGGCCCGGTTCGTGCGCACCTGCGACGCGTTCAACATCCCGGTGCTGACCTTCGTGGACGTCCCCGGTTTCCTGCCCGGCACCGGCCAGGAGTGGGACGGCATCATCCGTCGGGGCGCGAAGCTCATCTACGCGTACGCCGAGGCCACCGTGCCGAAGGTCACCGTGATCACTCGCAAGGCGTACGGCGGGGCGTACGACGTGATGGGTTCCAAGCACCTCGGTGCCGACCTGAACTTCGCCTGGCCGACGGCGCAGATCGCGGTGATGGGGGCGCAGGGCGCGGTGAACATCCTCTACCGGCAGGAGCTGGCCGCCGCCGAGGATCCGGCCGCCGTCCGCGCCCAACGGATCGCCGAGTACGAGGACACCCTGGCCAACCCGTACATCGCCGCCGAGCGTGGATACGTCGACGCGGTGATCCCGCCGCACGAGACCCGTACCCAGATCGTCCGGGCGCTGCGGATGCTGCGGACCAAGCGGGAGACCCTGCCGCCGAAGAAGCACGGCAACATCCCGCTTTAG
- a CDS encoding SigE family RNA polymerase sigma factor — protein MPDVDGFDEFYRGSRQRLLAFVCALTGNLAEAQDAVQEAYIRAWQRWTTVSGYDDPEAWVRVVASRIAVSRWRSLRSRARAYLRHGATESVPGPGTETLEVVTALRQLPEEQRTALALYYLVGMPVAEVARETAAPVGTVKARLSRGRAALAGLLAVSDLEEV, from the coding sequence GTGCCGGACGTCGACGGGTTCGACGAGTTCTATCGGGGCAGCCGGCAACGGCTGCTCGCCTTCGTCTGCGCGCTCACCGGCAACCTGGCCGAGGCGCAGGACGCCGTGCAGGAGGCGTACATCCGGGCCTGGCAGCGCTGGACGACGGTGAGCGGTTACGACGACCCGGAGGCCTGGGTACGGGTGGTCGCCTCCCGGATCGCGGTCAGCCGCTGGCGCAGCCTGCGCAGTCGGGCCCGCGCCTACCTGCGGCACGGGGCGACCGAGAGCGTGCCCGGCCCCGGCACCGAGACGCTCGAGGTGGTCACCGCCCTGCGTCAACTGCCCGAGGAGCAGCGCACCGCGCTCGCCCTCTACTACCTGGTCGGCATGCCCGTCGCCGAGGTGGCCCGGGAGACCGCAGCCCCGGTGGGCACGGTGAAGGCGCGGCTCTCCCGGGGGCGCGCTGCGCTCGCCGGACTGCTCGCCGTCTCTGACCTGGAGGAGGTCTGA